The Xylophilus rhododendri region CGCCGCGCCCGACCTGGGCACGCTCACCGACTGGCTGCGCCACCGCCGCATGGCCATGCGGCTGCGGCACGGCGCGCAGGACATCCTGATGGTGCATGCCGGCGTGCTGCCGGACTGGGATGCCGGCACGGTCCAGGCCCTGGCCGCGGAAGTGGAAGCGGTGCTGCGCGATGCGGAACTGCCCGGTTTCCTCAAGCAGATGTACGGCGACCAGCCGGATGCCTGGCGCGCGGACCTGCGCGGCGCGGACCGGCTGCGGGTGATCGTGAACGCCCTCACCCGGCTGCGTTTTTGCAGCGCCGACGGGCGCATGGATTTCGGCAGCAGCGATTCACCCGAGGACGCGCCGCCCGGCCTGATGCCCTGGTTCGAAGTTCCGGGCCGCAAGACCGCCGCGCAGACGGTGGCCTTCGGCCACTGGTCGCAGCTCGGACTGCTGCTGCGGCCGGGCCTGATGGGACTGGATACCGGTTGCGTCTGGGGTGGCTGCCTGAGCGCCGTGCGCCTGGGTCCAACCGCCGCGGACAACGAGACGATACAGCTGCGCTGCCCGCAGGCGCAGGCGCCCGGCTGAGCAGCGGGCGGGGGCGGTTTCAGCCTGCCTGCTCGGCCGGAGCAGGCGCCGGTGCGGGCTCGGCGGCCGGCATCGGCTTGAGCAGCATCGCCACCTTGCGCTTGGGCTTGATGTTGGCGGAGAAAGCGCGGGCGGCGGGCGCCACCGCCTTCTGGGTTTCCCAGGCGGGCGCGGCCTCGCTGCTGGATTCATAGGGCTGGTCGAAGAAAGGATCGCGTGCCGGCGCCGGTGCGGCCTGGAAGCCGCCACGGGCGCGCTGCGGCGCTTCGCCGAAACGCGGTGGGCGCGCCTCGCCGCCTTCGCTGTAGAGGCGGCGGCCGTCGTTGAAGCGGCCGCGCGGGCGCTCTTCCTCGAATTCGAAAGGCTCGTGCTCGATCTTCTTGTTGATCAGCTTCTCGATATCCGCCGCCAGCCGCGCATCGTTGCGGCTGTCGAGGCCGACGAAACTCACCGCCAGGCCGGAGGCGCCGGCGCGGCCGGTGCGGCCGATGCGGTGCACATAGTCTTCGGCGTTGAAGGGGATGTCGAAGTTGAACACCGCCGGCACGTCCTTGATGTCCAGGCCGCGGGCGGCCACGTCGGTGCAGACCAGCAGATCGACCTCGCCCTTCTTGAAGGCGTCCAGCGCCTTCAGGCGCTCGTCCTGGCTCTTGTCGCCGTGCAGCGCCGTGGTCTTCAGGCCTTCATGCTCCAGCGCGCGCGCCAAGCGGGCGCAGCCGAGCTTGCTGTTGACGAAGACGAAGGCCTGGCGGATGCCGCGCTGGCGCAGGATCTGGTGCAGCGCGCGGCGCTTGTCGGCCTCGTTGACGGCGAAGAAATGCTGCTCGACGGTGGAGGCCGTGGCATTGGAGCGGGCCACCTCGATGGTGACCGGGTCCTGCAGGTAGCTCGATGCCAGGCGCTTGATCTCGGGCGAGAAGGTGGCCGAGAACAGCAGCGTGGTGCGGGTCTTGGGCAGGTAGGAGAGGATGCGCTGCAGGTCGGGCAGGAAACCGATGTCGAGCATGCGGTCGGCCTCGTCGAGCACCACGTATTCGACCTGGTTGAGCACCGCGTTCTTGGCCTCGATATGGTCGAGCAGCCGGCCGGGCGTGGCCACCAGCACTTCGACGCCCTTCTTCAGCTCCAGCGTCTGCGGCTTCATGTCCATGCCGCCGAAGACCACGGCGCTGCGCATCTGGGTGTGTTTGGCGTAGAGCTTGATCTGCTGGGCGACCTGGTCGGCCAGTTCACGCGTGGGCAGCAGCACCAGGGCGCGCACCGGATGGCGGGCCGGCGACGTCGAGGCGTTCTCGTGCTTGAGCAGGCGCTGCAGCAGCGGCAGCGAGAAAGCGGCCGTCTTGCCGGTGCCGGTCTGCGCCGCGCCCATGACGTCGCGCCCTTCCAGCACCACCGGAATGGCTTGTGCCTGGATGGGCGTCATGTGCTCGTAGCCCATTTCGGCCACGGCTCGTGCCAGCGGTTCGGCTAGCTTCAGTTCGGAGAAAGATGTCGTCATGCAGCCGCGGATTGTCGCATCTGCGCGTAAATCGGGCAAAACCCGGGATCGGGGCGGCATAAAACGCCGTTTCCACGCCGCTTCGGCCGCCTGGCGCCAGTGCCCTACAGCGTGCGTGCGCCGAAGGTGTCGCAGCCCTGCACCGTGCCGCCCTGGAAGCCCTGCATGAACCAGTGCTGCCGCTGGGCGCTGGTGCCGTGGGTGAAGCTGTCGGGCACCACGCTGCGGCCGGCCGAGCGCTGCAGGGCGTCGTCGCCGATCTTCTGCGCGGCGTTCATGGCCGAGGCGATGTCGTCCGGGTCCAGCCAGTGCTTGGACTCCTGCGAGTGGTGCGCCCAGACGCCGGCGAAGCAGTCGGCCTGCAGTTCCACCCGCACGCTCATCG contains the following coding sequences:
- a CDS encoding symmetrical bis(5'-nucleosyl)-tetraphosphatase gives rise to the protein MAIYLMGDLQGCEAPLAQLLQETGFSPSRDTLYVLGDLVNRGPDSAGTLRRLAALGDAAHCLLGNHDLHLLAVIHGVRKAGRRDTLADLLAAPDLGTLTDWLRHRRMAMRLRHGAQDILMVHAGVLPDWDAGTVQALAAEVEAVLRDAELPGFLKQMYGDQPDAWRADLRGADRLRVIVNALTRLRFCSADGRMDFGSSDSPEDAPPGLMPWFEVPGRKTAAQTVAFGHWSQLGLLLRPGLMGLDTGCVWGGCLSAVRLGPTAADNETIQLRCPQAQAPG
- a CDS encoding DEAD/DEAH box helicase → MTTSFSELKLAEPLARAVAEMGYEHMTPIQAQAIPVVLEGRDVMGAAQTGTGKTAAFSLPLLQRLLKHENASTSPARHPVRALVLLPTRELADQVAQQIKLYAKHTQMRSAVVFGGMDMKPQTLELKKGVEVLVATPGRLLDHIEAKNAVLNQVEYVVLDEADRMLDIGFLPDLQRILSYLPKTRTTLLFSATFSPEIKRLASSYLQDPVTIEVARSNATASTVEQHFFAVNEADKRRALHQILRQRGIRQAFVFVNSKLGCARLARALEHEGLKTTALHGDKSQDERLKALDAFKKGEVDLLVCTDVAARGLDIKDVPAVFNFDIPFNAEDYVHRIGRTGRAGASGLAVSFVGLDSRNDARLAADIEKLINKKIEHEPFEFEEERPRGRFNDGRRLYSEGGEARPPRFGEAPQRARGGFQAAPAPARDPFFDQPYESSSEAAPAWETQKAVAPAARAFSANIKPKRKVAMLLKPMPAAEPAPAPAPAEQAG